A genomic region of Choristoneura fumiferana chromosome 17, NRCan_CFum_1, whole genome shotgun sequence contains the following coding sequences:
- the LOC141436766 gene encoding uncharacterized protein isoform X2, giving the protein MAATSLVRSAFSGLLRKSTSYKTPVVCRLSTVALQQKYHTVKIAVNTYNNKCLQNGVQSQRIQAYSSGAQSKPSTNEITERVMKVCKAYDKLTSVQSQKIGIRHYSAGPPLSLELIQSRVLLVLKLYDKICAEKLTVDSHFMTDLGLDSLDHVEVIMAMEDEFGFEIPDGDAERLVRPKDIIQYIADKEDIYE; this is encoded by the exons ATGGCTGCTACAAGTCTTGTTCGAAGCGCTTTTAGCGGATTATTACGAAAATCCACCTCTTATAAAACTCCGGTAGTATGCCGGCTTTCAACCGTCGCCCTTCAACAAAAATACCATACAGTGAAAATCGCCGTAAACACATATAATAATAAGTGCCTGCAAAATGGG GTGCAATCTCAGCGCATACAAGCATACTCTTCTGGGGCCCAATCCAAACCCTCGACGAATGAGATCACGGAGCGAGTAATGAAAGTGTGCAAGGCTTACGACAAATTGACTAGTGTCCAG AGTCAAAAAATCGGCATACGTCACTACAGTGCGGGACCCCCGCTCTCCCTTGAACTAATACAATCTAGAGTGCTTCTTGTACTCAAACTTTATGACAAAATTTGTGCTGAGAAG CTGACTGTAGACTCCCATTTCATGACCGACTTGGGACTGGATTCCTTGGATCATGTTGAAGTGATCATGGCTATGGAAGATGAATTTGGGTTTGAAATTCCTGATGGAGATGCGGAGCGACTGGTCAGGCCCAAGGACATTATCCAATATATTGCAGACAAGGAAgatatttatgaataa
- the LOC141436766 gene encoding acyl carrier protein, mitochondrial-like isoform X1 has translation MAATSLVRSAFSGLLRKSTSYKTPVVCRLSTVALQQKYHTVKIAVNTYNNKCLQNGVQSQRIQAYSSGAQSKPSTNEITERVMKVCKAYDKLTSVQLTVDSHFMTDLGLDSLDHVEVIMAMEDEFGFEIPDGDAERLVRPKDIIQYIADKEDIYE, from the exons ATGGCTGCTACAAGTCTTGTTCGAAGCGCTTTTAGCGGATTATTACGAAAATCCACCTCTTATAAAACTCCGGTAGTATGCCGGCTTTCAACCGTCGCCCTTCAACAAAAATACCATACAGTGAAAATCGCCGTAAACACATATAATAATAAGTGCCTGCAAAATGGG GTGCAATCTCAGCGCATACAAGCATACTCTTCTGGGGCCCAATCCAAACCCTCGACGAATGAGATCACGGAGCGAGTAATGAAAGTGTGCAAGGCTTACGACAAATTGACTAGTGTCCAG CTGACTGTAGACTCCCATTTCATGACCGACTTGGGACTGGATTCCTTGGATCATGTTGAAGTGATCATGGCTATGGAAGATGAATTTGGGTTTGAAATTCCTGATGGAGATGCGGAGCGACTGGTCAGGCCCAAGGACATTATCCAATATATTGCAGACAAGGAAgatatttatgaataa